In the genome of bacterium, the window TTCTGAATCTGTTAAAAATAAAAGGCATCAATTTTCGGATTAATACCATCGGTTGCCGGGTTTGCCGCCCCAATTACCGGAGAAAACTTTTGGAATATTATCAGCCTCTTAAAAAAGAACTTTGTGAGGATTGCCAGCGTCGGCTGGAGGTTAATCCCTTGCGGCTGCTTGACTGTAAAAACGGGAATTGTCTGGCCTTAAGATCTTCGGCCCCGGTGATTCTTAACCACCTTTGTCAGAATTGCAATAATCATTTGCGGGGAGTTTTGGAATTCGTTGAAGATAATGACCTGGCTTATGTTTCCGACCCTTATTTAGTAAGGGGATTGGATTATTACAACCGGACGGTTTTTGAGATAGATGTTCCTGAACTTAAAATGGCTTTGGCGGCCGGCGGCCGTTACGATTATCTTACGGAAATAATCGGAGGCCAAAACGTGCCGGGTGTCGGCGGCTCAATCGGCCTTGAAAGAGTGATTGAGGTGATGAAACAACAGCAGATTGTCCCCGAATCAAAATCCAAGCCCCGTGTTTTTTTTATCGCGGTCGGAGACCAGGCGGAAAAATCGGGTTTGGTTTTGGTGGAGAATATGCGGCGGGCCGGTATTGCCGTCAGTGAAGCTTTGGGCCGGAGATCTCTCAAATCGCAATTGAAAGCCGCCGATAAAAAAGGAGTTCCCCTGGTTTTAATTTTTGGCCAAAAAGAGGTTTTTGAAGAAACGATTATTCTCA includes:
- the hisS gene encoding histidine--tRNA ligase, with translation MEGAKNKKIKKNKQIFQAPKGMPDILPRDAVWWEKIFEVGKEVSSLYDFSFIETPILESAGLFEASLGEASDVIEKQMYVFNTKGDQRLALRPEGTTPICRAYLENHMGYYAHPLKVFYHGQMLRYEQPQAGRYRQHHQWGFEILGDSHPVYDAQIIFAIHRFLNLLKIKGINFRINTIGCRVCRPNYRRKLLEYYQPLKKELCEDCQRRLEVNPLRLLDCKNGNCLALRSSAPVILNHLCQNCNNHLRGVLEFVEDNDLAYVSDPYLVRGLDYYNRTVFEIDVPELKMALAAGGRYDYLTEIIGGQNVPGVGGSIGLERVIEVMKQQQIVPESKSKPRVFFIAVGDQAEKSGLVLVENMRRAGIAVSEALGRRSLKSQLKAADKKGVPLVLIFGQKEVFEETIILRDMRTGVQENMLLSKLVEEIKKRLH